Sequence from the Pseudomonas frederiksbergensis genome:
ATTCCCGGGCCAGTTCGTCCAACGCCCCGGCGAGTTCGGCGATGGGCTGCACACCGGCCATCGATGCGCTGCCCTTGAGGGTGTGCAACGCCCGTTGCAGTTCGTCGCTGGCCTGCAGCGGCAGTTGTTCGGCGGCGTGATCAAGGAAGCGATCGAGCGTGGCGAGATGACCCTGGGCTTCGTTGTCGAAAATCTTCAAGAGCAGCGGATCGAGGGCAGTCACGTCCTGCTCGTCGTCATCCTCTTCTTCGCGGCCCTTGGCGAGGGCATGGGCGCGAGCGGCCAGGCGATCGACGTCGTCACGCTGGGATTGGCGATGATCGGCGAATTCGGTGATCAGCGCCGGCAGCAATTGCACGGTTTCTTCAATTAACCGAAGGACTGACGCGCCCGGTTCCACACTACGCTCCAGCACCCGATTGAGCAGGTTTTCCACCGCCCAGGCCAACTCCCCCAGGATCAACGCCCGCACCATCCGGCCGCTGCCCTTGAGGGTGTGGAAGGCCCGGCGCAGTTCCGTCAGCGCGCCGTGGTCGTCGGGATGGGCAGCCCAGCGCGGCAGGTATTCATTCAGCACATCCAGTACTTCGGCGGTCTCCTCGAGGAACACTTCGCGCAGCTCATCGTCCACCGGAGTTTCATCCGCCGGGGGCGGTAGCAGGCTGGCGGGCATGTTCCTCGCTGGCGGGTTGACCGCCGAGACCGGGCTGGCCAGGACTTCGGCCAAGGATTGCACGGTCTGCGGATCGTCCAGCTCCTGCAGGTCCTGCATGACCTGCGCTTCATTGGGGCTGAGCACATCGTCGAGCAATGGCACGCGGGCTTCGTCGGGGAAATACCCGAGGGCGCCCAGGCTGCGTTCGACCCCATCGAGCAGGCTCTCGGCAGGCTTGAGCGGGTCCTCGCTCAAGCGCTCCAGGTAATATTCCAGGCCGGTGATCACATCGGCCAGATGATCCAGCTCTTCCCAGCCCGGCCGGGCATGTTCGAGCAACAGATGCTCGTGGATGAAACCGTGGCACGCCTCCACGAGGCTGGCGGCACGGGTCAACGGAATCATCGCCAGCGCACCGCGCACCTGGGTCAGCAGCGCCGGTAAAGGCTGGAGTTGCTCGCTGTTCCAGTCCGCGTCGATGTAGTCGACGATCATGTCCTTGGCCTGTTGCAGGCAAGTGTGGGCTTCCTTGATGACGATCTGGTGGATCTGGGTCAGGTCGGTGGTCGGCAGGCGGTTGTCTTCGCGGCTCTCGGGTTCGACGGTGCCGACCATGCCGGCCAGGGTCGCCTCGACGTAGAGCAAGGCCCCGGCGACGTCCATCAGCGTTGCATCATCCGGCTCACGCTGGCCCTGGGCGATGCTCAGCACCACGGCCAGTTGGTCGATGATCACTTTGCGCGGCTGGCCGAAACCCAACACCGCTAAGGTGTCCGCGATCTGTCGCAAAGGCGCCAGCAGGCTGTCGAGCTCGGTGACGTGCTGTCGATCGCTGCGCACGAACAGGTCCAGGCGCTCCTTGACCCGCACCAGTTCCTCGCAGAGCGCGGCCAGCACCGAGCGCATGGCATCGCGGTCGGGCCCGGCCAGGCGCGCGCGTTCTTCGTCGACCATCGCGCTGTCGGGCAGCGCGTCGTCCAGTGAGTAGCGTTCTTTCATGATCTGCATCTGCCCGCTGGGATGTTCGGCCTTGGCAATATAGAACAACAGGCTCTTGACCAAGTGTGACGGGGCCGGTTGATTGACGCCTGGCATGCCTTGCACCAGCAGGCGCTTGAGTTCCTTGTCGGCGTCCTTGAACAGACTGCGCAGCGCCGGGCTGTTGGCGATACGCCCCTCGCGCATACCCTCGACCAACGCCGAAGCGACCTGCCACAACGCATTGAGCGGCGCCCCGGCGCACAGCGTCTCCAAACGGTGGAAGACCTTCGCCAGGTAGCCAAGGTGAGTGGCGTCGTCCTGTTCACGAAGCAACCCCACCAAGGCGACTTGCAAGGTTTGGCGCAGCTTGCGCAGGGTGCCTGGCAAGTCGGCCGGTTCGAGCCGTTTCAAGGCGTCATCGTTGAGTGGCGCGACATCCGGCAGCTGCGGACTGAACAGGCTGGTCTCCGACAACAGGCTTTCGCCCCGGGCACTGCGCAAGTCGTTTATCAACGGCAGCACCACCAACGGCAGGTCGCGACGGGCACCTTGCACACGCTCAAGATAGACCGGCAATTGGCCCAGGGCCTGGCGCAACAGGCTGATGGCCTCGTCGCGGTGGGCAATACGGTTGTCCTGCAGCGCGATGCACAGTTGCTCCATTTCTTCGGCGAGCAACGCCGCGCCATAGAACTCGACCATCTGCAGGCCACCATGGACCTGATGGATACAGGCCAGGCATTGGGCAAGGGCATCCGACGCCTGCGGGTCGTCCTCCGGGCGATTGAGTGCCAGATGAGCCTGCTTCAGCGTTTCGGCAATCTCGCCCTTGACCCATTCCAGGGCCACGTAGTCGTGCCGATCACCCATAACCACTCCAAATCAACAGTCATATGCCGCAGAGCACATCAGCCCTTATCCCCATCCGCCACAGTTGCTGGCGGCAAGGTAAACCCCGACACCGAACGACGCAGCTGGCTGGCCATTTTCGCCAGGTTGCCGATGCTCTCGGCGGTGGCGGTAGAGCCGGAGGAGGTCTGCGAGGTGATCTGCTGGATCACGTTCATGGTCAGGGAAATCTGCCCTGCCGAGGTGGTCTGTTGCTGCGCCGCGTTGGAAATGCTCTGGATAAGCGCAGCCAGGGTCTTGGAAACCCCTTCGATTTCTTCCAGGGCAACGCCGGCATCCTGGGCCAGCCGGGCACCGCGCACCACTTCGGTGGTGGTCTGCTCCATGGAGATCACCGCTTCGTTGGTGTCGGCCTGGATCGCCCGCACCAGCGTCTCGATTTGCCGGGTCGCTGCCGAAGAACGCTCGGCCAACCGCTGCACTTCATCGGCCACCACTGCAAAGCCGCGCCCGGCATCGCCGGCCATGGACGCCTGGATCGCGGCGTTGAGCGCCAGGATGTTGGTCTGGTCGGCGATGTCGTCGATCAGGCTGACAATGTCGCCAATTTCCTGGGACGATTCGCCCAGGCGCTTGATGCGCTTGGCGGTGTCCTGGATCTGTTCGCGAATGTTGTCCATGCCATGAATGGTGTTGTGCACCACCTCGTTGCCCTTGTTGGCGATTTCCACGGAGCGCTCGGCCACCGCCGACGACTCGGCGGCATTGGCCGACACCTGGTCGATGGACTGGGCCATTTCATTGATTGAAGTCGATGCTTCGGAAATTTGCTGGGCCTGGTGCTCGGACGCCTGGGCCAGGTGCATCGCCGTGGCCTGGGTTTCCTGCACGGCAGCGGCGACCTGGCCGGCGGTGAGGTTGATCGTCGCCACCAGATCACGCAGTTGGTCCACCGAATAGTTGATGGAGTCGGCGATGGTCCCGGTGAAATCCTCGGTGACCGAGGCTGTGACGGTCAGGTCACCGTCGGCCAAGTCCTCGATTTCGTCCAGCAAGCGCATGATCGCGTTCTGGTTGCGCTCGTTCTTTTCCGCCGTCTCCCTCAGTTGGCGGTTGGTCTCGCGAACCATGACCAGGCCGATGAGGATGATCGACATCAACGCCAGCAGGCCCAATACGTAGCCGCCGATGGTGTTGACGGAACGCCCGCCCGCCAGGTTTTCGAACGCGGTGGCCAGGTGCGAGGCTTCATCGAGCAGGGTTTGCGACAGGTTGAAGATATTGCCCGCCGACTCACGGACCTTGAACAGCTCCGGTGAAGTTTCGAGGATTTCATCCACCGAGCCGGAGACAAACTCGAACAGTTCGCTGATGTCCGACAGGCGCGCCCGGGCGTCGCGATCCTGGACCTGGGAGATCTTCAAGGTCGGGTCGCCTTGCAGCATGCCATTGAGCACCTGGCCAAAACGCGCAGCGTCACGGCCAAAGGTATCGGCGGCCTGGCTGGCATTCTCGTCCCCGGCCAATACGGTGTTCACCGCGCCGAGGATCCGCTCGGCCAGCAGCGACTGGCGCTGGGCCATGGCGACCTGGGCGGCCGGTGCGCCACGTTGCAGGAGGATCTCGACGACTTTTTCGTACTCGACCTGCAGCTGTGGCACGGTTTCGGCCAGGGTCGCCGCGACCTGATGCAACGACAGGACGGTTTGTTCGCTGGAGAGGATGGCATCGGTGTTCTTCAGCAGCCGCTCCCAGTCCAACTGCACGGCACGCATCTGCGGGCGCAGGGTTGCAGGCGCCGGTGGCAGGCCGGTCACGGGGTCGCCCTGTTTAAGGTAGCCCCAGCGCTGGGCGAAGTCGTTGCGCGCATCACTCAGCAGCTTGAACGCAGCCGCCTTGCCGGCCGCCGCCTCGGTGGCGTTCTTGGCGATGCGCTGGGACAACACCCGCAGCTCGCCAGCATGGCCGATGTACTGCTTGTCATAGGTAGATTGGGTGTTGAGGTACGCAAAGTTGGCGAACAGCAGCATGATGAAGACAATCAGCGCGACGAACAGCACGATGATCTGCGAACGACTGCGCGACGCTTCCAGTGGCTTGCCTGTTTTTGCTTTGATCATCGGTACTCGCCTGTCCTGCTCGAAACCCCAAACCAGCCACCGCAGCCTTCAAGCGGGAGCGAACCTGCTCGCGATCGCGTCGGATCAGTCGGCATTGATGCAACTGATCCACCGCCTCCGCGAGCAGGCTCACTCCCACAATGGCCTGCGTTGCGTTCTTTCAAACCGCCACATCCATGAACCCCGGCGACCGCGCCAGGGCAAACGGGCTGAACACCTGCCATTGCCGCTCGCCGGCGAAACGGCCCTGGACGAACGCCGATTCCGGGCCTTCCAGGGGGACCGGGGGAATCGCTTCGAGGCTGTCCTTGGGGAAATGCTGCAGGCCAAGTACTTCGTCCACCAGCAATCCGGCAAAGACTTCGTCATGATCCACCACCAGCACCCGCCGCTGCTTGCGCACGCTGGACAGTTCGTGGCCGAAGAAACCGCACAGGTCCATCAGCGGCAACAAGCGCCCGCGCAGGTTAGCCACTCCGCGTACCCATGGCTTGACGCCGGGCAATGAGGTGTGGCGTGGCTCATGCAGCACTTCGCTGACCTCGCCCATCGGCGCCACGTACCAGTGTTCGCCCAGGCGAAAACCGATGCCGCTCCAACTGTCGCGATGTGCGGGCTGGGACGGCAGCTCCGCGCCCAGCAGCCGACAGCGTCGATCGATCTGGAGCAGCAGCTCGAATGCGGTCAGGGAGTGGCTCATGGCCGTGCGTTCAACCTGCCAGTACGTTATTCAAGGTCTTGATCAGGGTTTCTTCATCCACCGGCTTGGTCAGGTAGTCCTTCGCCCCCTGGCGCGTCCCCCAGACCTTGTCGGTATCCTGATCCTTGGTGGTGATGATGATCACGGGAATGTGCCCGGTTTCAGGATCCTTGGTCAGCTGGCGCGTGGCCTGGAAACCGTTGAGGCCGGGCATGACGATGTCCATCAGTACCGCATCGGGTTTTTCCTGGCGGGCCAGCGCCACGCCATCGGCACCATTCTCGGCCTTCAGGACCTGGTGGCCGTGCTTTTCCAGCATGCCTGTCAACTTGTACATTTCAGTCGGCGAATCATCGACGATCAGAACTCGTGCCATGGTGTTCCCCATTCTTCTGGACCTCGGGCCCGAGGCCGAGCGTCATTAATGTGCCTGGTGCGACTGGACAGCGGCAAAGCCCGGGACATGGGCCTGTATCGCGCCCAGCAGTTCTTCCTTGCTGAAAGGCTTGGTCAGGAATTGATCGGAGCCGACGATGCGCCCCTTGGCCTTGTCGAACAGGCCATCGCGGGACGACAGCATGATCACCGGTGTCGCCTTGAAGGCGCTGTTGTTCTTGATCAGGGCGCAGGTCTGGTAACCGTCCAGGCGCGGCATCATGATGTCGACAAAGATAATGCCTGGATGATAATCGACGATCTTGGCCAGGGCATCGAAGCCGTCGATCGCCGTTATCACCTCGCAACCGACGTTGCGCAGCAAGGTTTCGGCGGTGCGGCGAATGGTCTTCGAGTCGTCGATGACCATGACTTTCAAGGCGCTGGGTTGCTGCTGCGTAAGATGCTCTGCCATTGCCACTGCGAACCGGTTTTTAACGCATAAGATTGATCGACAGCGCAAACCCTTGATGTTCAAGGCCCGCGCGTCGCATGGCAGCCTTTTTAGCACAGTCTCCAGCAACGATCTATCAGCCGCTCGGTACGGCGGTTTTTCCTTGACCGGCAATCTTCGGGGCGCCACTCTGACGCCACTTTTTCATGCCATTTCGTGCCCATCCAATTTTCGAGGAACCAAGCCATGAGCGTACGCGTCGGCATTGTCATGGACCCAATCGCCAGCATTTCCTATAAAAAGGATAGCTCGCTGGCCATGCTGCTGGCCGCTCAAAAGCGCGGCTGGGAGCTGTTCTACATGGAACAGCGCGACCTCTACCAGGCCGAAGGCCAGGCAAGGGCGCGGATGAAACCGCTGGAAGTCTTCGCCAACCCCGAGAAATGGTACGAACTGGGCCGGGAAAGCGACGCGCTGCTGAGCGACCTGGACGTGATCCTGATGCGCAAGGATCCGCCGTTCGACATGGAATTCGTGTATTCGACCTATCTGCTGGAGCAGGCCGAAAGCGCGGGCGTGCTGGTGGTCAACAAGCCGCAGAGCCTGCGCGATTGCAACGAAAAACTCTTCGCCACGCTGTTCCCGCAGTGCACGCCGCCGACCATCGTCAGCCGTCGCCCGGACGTGTTGCGCGAATTTGCCGACCATCACGGCGACGTCATCCTCAAGCCTCTGGACGGCATGGGCGGCTCTTCGATCTTCCGTCACACCGCCGGCCACCCGAACCTGTCGGTGATCCTGGAAACCCTGACCTTGCATGGCCAGCAGCAGATCATGATCCAGGGTTACCTCCCAGCCATCGTCGACGGCGACAAGCGCATCCTGATGATTGACGGCGAGCCCGTGGATTACTGCCTGGCGCGCATCCCGGCTGCTGGCGAAACCCGTGGCAACCTGGCGGCCGGTGGTCGCGGCGAAGCCCGTCCGCTGACCGACAAGGACCGCTGGATCGCCGCCCAGGTCGGCCCGACATTGCGGGAAAAAGGCTTGTTGTTTGTCGGCCTGGACGTGATTGGCGAGCACCTGACGGAAATCAACGTCACCAGCCCGACCTGCATCCGCGAGATCGACAATGCCTTCGGCACCGACATTGGCGGCATGCTGATGGATGCCATCGATCAGAAGCTCAAGGCACGTTGATCCAGATCCTGATGAAGGAAACCCACATTGCGTTATCATGCCCGGCCTGAAAAAACGTGATGTTGGTTTCCTTGTCATGACACTCCCGTCCGATCTGCCCCAAGAGCTCGCCCATCGTGGTGTGCGCCCGGCTGATCGTCTCGGCTTCACCCTGTTCCTGGCCGCGCTCATCCATCTGGCGGTGCTGCTGGGCGTCGGGTTTGCCACGGTCGAACCCAAGCAGATCAGCCAGACCCTGGAAATCACCCTGGCCACCTTCAAGAGCGAAACCAAGCCACAGAAGGCGGACTTCCTGGCCCAGGAAAACCAGCAGGGCAGCGGCACCCTGGAAGAGAAAGCGATTCCCAAGACCACCGAGATCGCGCCGTTCCAAGACAATAAAGTGCAAAAGGTGACCCCGCCGCCCGCCGCCAAGCCCGAGGTCCAGGAGACGACGCCCAAGGCTGCCGTCACCACCGTGGCACCGAAACCGAAAAAGGCCCCGGTCAAGGAAGAGGTCAAGCCCGATCCGAAGCCCAAGGCGCCGGAACCGACGTTCGACAGCGCGCAGTTATCCAGCGACATCGCCAGCCTGGAAGCCGAACTGGCCCAAGAACAGCAGCTGTACGCCAAGCGCCCGCGCATCCACCGCCTGAGCGCCGCCTCGACCATGCGCGACAAGGGCGCTTGGTACAAGGACGAATGGCGCAAGAAGGTCGAGCGCATCGGCAACCTGAACTACCCCGAAGAAGCCCGGCGCAAGCAGATCTACGGCAATCTGCGGCTAATGGTCTCGATCAACCGTGACGGCTCGCTGTATGAAGTGCTGGTGCTCGAATCTTCCGGGCAGCCACTGCTGGACCAGGCGGCCCAGCGGATCGTGCGCCTGGCGGCACCGTTCGCACCGTTTACCGGGGACCTGTCGGACATCGATCGGCTGGAAATCATCCGCACCTGGAAGTTCGCCCGGGGTGATCGGCTGTCCAGTAACTGATCCACATCGATGGTGGACACGGAACCTGGACTCGCCGCAGCCCCCTTGTGGGAGCGGTGTCACCTTCCAGATCGAGGCATTTGCTGCACATCCCCAGCTTGTCAGTTCGGCCCTGCGCCGCCACACTAGCGCTTATGAAAAACGTCAGCCCCACCTACCTCAAGCATCACTTCCTGATCGCCATGCCGCACATGGCCGATCCGAACTTTGCCCACACCTTGACCTATATCGTCGAGCACACGGCCAATGGGGCCATGGGATTGGTGGTCAACCGCCCGCAGGAACTGAACCTGGCGGACATCCTTGAGCAGTTGCGCCCCGACGTAGAACCGCCACTGCTGTGCCAGCACGTGCCGATTTTCATCGGCGGTCCGGTGCAGACCGATCGCGGCTTCGTGCTCCATCCGTCGGGCCCCAAATACCAAGCGACTGTAGACCTGGACGGCTTGTCGCTGTCCACTTCCCAGGACGTGCTGTTCGCCATCGCCGACGGCGTCGGCCCGGCAAAAAGCCTGATCGCCCTCGGCTATGCCGGCTGGGAACCCGGGCAACTGGAAGCCGAACTGGCCGACAACGCCTGGCTGACCTGTCCGTTCGACGCCGACATCCTGTTCGACACCAGCAGCGAACTGCGACTTGAAGCGGCGGCCAGTCGGCTGGGGGTCAACCTCAGCCTGCTCACCAGCCAGGCGGGACACGCCTGATGGCCCTGCGCCTGCTGCTGGGCTTCGATTACGGCACCAAACAGATCGGCGTAGCGGTCGGTCAGGTCATTACCGGCCAGGCCCGCGAGTTATGCACCTTGAAGGCGCAGAATGGCGTCCCGGACTGGAACCAGGTCGAAGCGCTGATCAAGGAATGGAAACCCGACGCCGTGGTGGTCGGCCTGCCGCTGAACATGGACGGCACGCCCAGCGACATGTGCCTGCGCGCCGAAAAGTTCGCCCGCCGACTCAATGGCCGCTACAACCTGCCCTTCTATACCCATGACGAGCGCCTGACCACCTTCGAGGCCAAGGGCGAGCGCCTGGTGCGCGGCGGGCAGAAAGGCAGTTACCGCGACAACCCGGTGGACGCCATCGCCGCCGCCCTGCTGCTGCAGGGCTGGCTTGATGCAAATACCGCCCTGTTCGAAACCTGATTTTTTTGAAAGCGCCGCCAAGGCGCTTTCTTCTAGCGATAAACCGAGTCACGAGCACCGACCCGGAAACCTGAAGGAGCCAGCATGAGCCTGCCCAATCCTGCCGAACTGATCAGCCAGATGGCGATCCGTCTCACGGCGCACCTGGAACAACGCGGCATCAGCGAACCGCGCTATATCGGCATTCGCACCGGCGGCGTCTGGGTCGCCCAGGCCTTGCTCGATGAACTGGGCAGCGATTCGCCGCTGGGCACCCTGGACGTGTCCTTCTACCGCGACGACTTCAGCCAGAACGGCCTGCATCCGCAGGTGCGTC
This genomic interval carries:
- the pilG gene encoding twitching motility response regulator PilG, which produces MAEHLTQQQPSALKVMVIDDSKTIRRTAETLLRNVGCEVITAIDGFDALAKIVDYHPGIIFVDIMMPRLDGYQTCALIKNNSAFKATPVIMLSSRDGLFDKAKGRIVGSDQFLTKPFSKEELLGAIQAHVPGFAAVQSHQAH
- the pilH gene encoding twitching motility response regulator PilH — translated: MARVLIVDDSPTEMYKLTGMLEKHGHQVLKAENGADGVALARQEKPDAVLMDIVMPGLNGFQATRQLTKDPETGHIPVIIITTKDQDTDKVWGTRQGAKDYLTKPVDEETLIKTLNNVLAG
- a CDS encoding YqgE/AlgH family protein, with translation MKNVSPTYLKHHFLIAMPHMADPNFAHTLTYIVEHTANGAMGLVVNRPQELNLADILEQLRPDVEPPLLCQHVPIFIGGPVQTDRGFVLHPSGPKYQATVDLDGLSLSTSQDVLFAIADGVGPAKSLIALGYAGWEPGQLEAELADNAWLTCPFDADILFDTSSELRLEAAASRLGVNLSLLTSQAGHA
- a CDS encoding chemotaxis protein CheW; translated protein: MSHSLTAFELLLQIDRRCRLLGAELPSQPAHRDSWSGIGFRLGEHWYVAPMGEVSEVLHEPRHTSLPGVKPWVRGVANLRGRLLPLMDLCGFFGHELSSVRKQRRVLVVDHDEVFAGLLVDEVLGLQHFPKDSLEAIPPVPLEGPESAFVQGRFAGERQWQVFSPFALARSPGFMDVAV
- a CDS encoding energy transducer TonB is translated as MTLPSDLPQELAHRGVRPADRLGFTLFLAALIHLAVLLGVGFATVEPKQISQTLEITLATFKSETKPQKADFLAQENQQGSGTLEEKAIPKTTEIAPFQDNKVQKVTPPPAAKPEVQETTPKAAVTTVAPKPKKAPVKEEVKPDPKPKAPEPTFDSAQLSSDIASLEAELAQEQQLYAKRPRIHRLSAASTMRDKGAWYKDEWRKKVERIGNLNYPEEARRKQIYGNLRLMVSINRDGSLYEVLVLESSGQPLLDQAAQRIVRLAAPFAPFTGDLSDIDRLEIIRTWKFARGDRLSSN
- the ruvX gene encoding Holliday junction resolvase RuvX, with amino-acid sequence MALRLLLGFDYGTKQIGVAVGQVITGQARELCTLKAQNGVPDWNQVEALIKEWKPDAVVVGLPLNMDGTPSDMCLRAEKFARRLNGRYNLPFYTHDERLTTFEAKGERLVRGGQKGSYRDNPVDAIAAALLLQGWLDANTALFET
- the gshB gene encoding glutathione synthase; its protein translation is MSVRVGIVMDPIASISYKKDSSLAMLLAAQKRGWELFYMEQRDLYQAEGQARARMKPLEVFANPEKWYELGRESDALLSDLDVILMRKDPPFDMEFVYSTYLLEQAESAGVLVVNKPQSLRDCNEKLFATLFPQCTPPTIVSRRPDVLREFADHHGDVILKPLDGMGGSSIFRHTAGHPNLSVILETLTLHGQQQIMIQGYLPAIVDGDKRILMIDGEPVDYCLARIPAAGETRGNLAAGGRGEARPLTDKDRWIAAQVGPTLREKGLLFVGLDVIGEHLTEINVTSPTCIREIDNAFGTDIGGMLMDAIDQKLKAR
- a CDS encoding methyl-accepting chemotaxis protein, with amino-acid sequence MIKAKTGKPLEASRSRSQIIVLFVALIVFIMLLFANFAYLNTQSTYDKQYIGHAGELRVLSQRIAKNATEAAAGKAAAFKLLSDARNDFAQRWGYLKQGDPVTGLPPAPATLRPQMRAVQLDWERLLKNTDAILSSEQTVLSLHQVAATLAETVPQLQVEYEKVVEILLQRGAPAAQVAMAQRQSLLAERILGAVNTVLAGDENASQAADTFGRDAARFGQVLNGMLQGDPTLKISQVQDRDARARLSDISELFEFVSGSVDEILETSPELFKVRESAGNIFNLSQTLLDEASHLATAFENLAGGRSVNTIGGYVLGLLALMSIILIGLVMVRETNRQLRETAEKNERNQNAIMRLLDEIEDLADGDLTVTASVTEDFTGTIADSINYSVDQLRDLVATINLTAGQVAAAVQETQATAMHLAQASEHQAQQISEASTSINEMAQSIDQVSANAAESSAVAERSVEIANKGNEVVHNTIHGMDNIREQIQDTAKRIKRLGESSQEIGDIVSLIDDIADQTNILALNAAIQASMAGDAGRGFAVVADEVQRLAERSSAATRQIETLVRAIQADTNEAVISMEQTTTEVVRGARLAQDAGVALEEIEGVSKTLAALIQSISNAAQQQTTSAGQISLTMNVIQQITSQTSSGSTATAESIGNLAKMASQLRRSVSGFTLPPATVADGDKG